A region from the Brevibacterium paucivorans genome encodes:
- a CDS encoding lytic transglycosylase domain-containing protein — MGTGSKVFVALAGLLALGLLVGSGVVITKLSLQPESSQAASPQAPDPAPVPSADSLGESGDDPTSTPTADPAAVAKANLSLDWLDETSKKTNIPRRVLQAYVGATLWGGREHPSCNLNWNTLAAIGAVESNHGRLGGAKIKDDGNADKDILGPQLNGQGFKRIEDTDNGSLDGDTEFDRAVGPMQFLPQTWRSMAKDGNGDKRADPNNIDDATVTAVAYLCKSGNVGSSVGWDKAIRSYNDSDDYVQKVFNTANNIARVAAPAPAPAPATVPANNGQRR; from the coding sequence ATGGGCACCGGCTCGAAAGTGTTCGTTGCGTTAGCGGGACTCCTGGCTCTGGGCCTCCTGGTGGGATCCGGTGTTGTGATTACCAAGCTGTCCCTCCAGCCCGAGAGCAGTCAGGCTGCGTCACCGCAAGCCCCAGACCCTGCGCCTGTGCCATCGGCAGATTCGCTGGGCGAATCGGGTGATGACCCAACTTCGACACCAACAGCGGACCCCGCTGCTGTTGCTAAAGCAAACCTGTCGCTGGACTGGCTCGACGAAACATCGAAGAAAACCAACATCCCGCGTCGCGTTCTGCAGGCCTATGTTGGGGCCACGCTGTGGGGCGGCCGCGAACACCCGTCGTGCAACCTCAATTGGAACACGCTGGCCGCGATCGGTGCGGTTGAGTCAAACCACGGTCGCTTGGGCGGAGCCAAGATTAAAGATGACGGCAACGCTGACAAGGACATTCTGGGTCCCCAGCTGAACGGTCAGGGATTCAAGCGGATCGAGGACACGGACAACGGGAGTCTCGACGGCGACACCGAATTCGACCGCGCCGTTGGTCCCATGCAGTTCTTGCCACAGACATGGCGAAGCATGGCCAAGGATGGGAACGGTGACAAGCGCGCCGACCCCAACAACATCGACGACGCTACCGTGACCGCAGTGGCATATCTGTGCAAGTCAGGGAACGTGGGATCGTCGGTCGGTTGGGATAAGGCGATTCGCTCATACAACGACTCAGACGACTACGTGCAAAAAGTGTTCAACACCGCG